A region from the Microvirgula aerodenitrificans DSM 15089 genome encodes:
- the lptG gene encoding LPS export ABC transporter permease LptG, protein MKILTRYISGNVIMVSFFALLALLSLFAFFDVLGEVSEVGHNGYTFRAALMVVAFKVPRHAFELMPLAVLIGTMVAMSLLSGTSEYAVMRASGLSLGQLARTLACIGLVFAAVTMLLGEYIAPLAEQAGERTRLQATNSAVAQDFHSGLWIKDDNHFINVGEMLPDNTLLGIRIYTYDKDLRLTDERYARRGLYQVNGSWQLEDVQRTRIFSNHTEVEHLKTQRWESILQPEILSTLLVVPERMSAAALSRYIEHLKTNKQSTTRYEIALWSKLFYPLACLTMALVALAFTPVSQRHASLGMRIFTGILIGLAFYFFNRLCGHLGLLYGWSPPLVTLAPTLIFLLGGGWFLIRQEKR, encoded by the coding sequence ATGAAAATCCTGACCCGTTACATTTCCGGCAACGTCATCATGGTGTCGTTCTTCGCCCTGCTGGCGCTGCTGTCGCTGTTTGCCTTCTTCGACGTGCTGGGCGAAGTGTCCGAGGTCGGCCATAACGGCTACACCTTCCGCGCCGCACTGATGGTGGTGGCATTTAAGGTCCCGCGCCATGCCTTCGAGCTGATGCCGCTGGCGGTGCTGATCGGCACCATGGTCGCCATGAGTCTGCTGTCCGGCACCTCCGAATACGCCGTCATGCGCGCATCCGGCCTGTCGCTCGGCCAACTGGCCCGCACCCTGGCCTGTATCGGTCTGGTGTTCGCTGCCGTGACCATGCTGCTCGGCGAGTATATCGCCCCGCTGGCCGAGCAGGCCGGCGAACGCACGCGGCTGCAGGCCACCAATTCGGCGGTGGCGCAGGACTTCCACTCCGGTTTGTGGATCAAGGATGACAACCACTTCATCAACGTCGGCGAGATGCTGCCGGACAACACGCTGCTCGGCATCCGCATCTACACCTACGACAAGGACCTGCGGCTGACCGACGAGCGCTATGCGCGCCGCGGGCTGTACCAGGTCAACGGGTCCTGGCAGCTCGAGGACGTGCAGCGCACGCGGATCTTCAGCAACCACACCGAAGTCGAACACCTGAAGACCCAGCGCTGGGAGTCCATCCTTCAGCCGGAAATCCTGTCCACCCTGCTGGTGGTGCCGGAACGGATGTCGGCCGCGGCGCTGTCGCGCTACATCGAGCACCTGAAGACCAACAAGCAGAGCACCACGCGCTATGAAATCGCACTGTGGAGCAAGCTGTTCTATCCGCTCGCCTGTCTGACCATGGCCCTGGTGGCCCTGGCCTTCACCCCGGTCAGCCAGCGCCATGCCAGCCTCGGCATGCGCATTTTCACCGGCATCCTGATCGGGCTGGCGTTCTACTTCTTCAACCGCCTGTGCGGCCACCTCGGGCTGCTGTACGGCTGGTCGCCGCCGCTGGTCACGCTGGCGCCGACCCTGATCTTCCTGCTCGGTGGCGGCTGGTTCCTGATCCGCCAGGAGAAACGCTGA
- a CDS encoding cob(I)yrinic acid a,c-diamide adenosyltransferase — MGYRLSKITTRTGDGGTTGLGDGRRVAKDDVRIHALGDVDELNSQIGVLLAGEGVPDEVRGWLLTIQHDLFDCGGELAVPGHVAIKPVHIARLEAMTAQMNADLAPLKEFILPGGSLAAAQTHVARAVARRAERTLVSLATFETLSPDLQPYLNRLSDTLFVMARYLNRHAGGSDVLWQPGRDAAPGETAP; from the coding sequence ATGGGCTATCGACTGAGCAAGATCACTACCCGCACCGGCGACGGTGGCACTACCGGCCTCGGCGACGGTCGTCGCGTGGCCAAGGACGATGTACGCATTCATGCGCTGGGTGATGTCGACGAACTGAACAGCCAGATCGGCGTGCTGCTGGCCGGCGAAGGCGTACCGGACGAGGTGCGCGGCTGGCTGCTGACCATCCAGCACGATCTGTTCGATTGCGGCGGTGAACTGGCCGTGCCCGGGCATGTCGCCATCAAGCCGGTGCATATCGCGCGGCTGGAGGCGATGACCGCGCAGATGAATGCCGACCTGGCGCCGCTGAAGGAATTCATCCTGCCCGGTGGCAGCCTGGCGGCGGCACAGACCCATGTGGCCCGCGCCGTGGCGCGCCGTGCCGAACGCACGCTGGTATCGCTGGCGACGTTCGAGACGCTGTCGCCGGATCTGCAGCCATACCTGAACCGGCTGTCGGACACGCTGTTCGTCATGGCGCGCTATCTGAACCGGCACGCCGGCGGCAGCGACGTGCTGTGGCAGCCGGGACGCGACGCCGCGCCCGGCGAGACCGCGCCGTGA
- a CDS encoding heavy metal translocating P-type ATPase: MTDPCFHCGLPVADGIHFPIRYRQSDKPACCAGCQAVAQTIIDAGLDGYYEHRTLDARRAEPLPTELVEQIRLYDAPELQHSFVHAEGDLREASLILEGITCAACVWLNEQHLKRQPGVISVDVNYASHRARVKWDSTRIQLSALLEAIAQIGYRAHPYDADRREKLAEQERKGQLNRLWVAGLSMMQVMMYAVPVYLDTQGEMSAEWMWLLHWASFFLTLPVVLYSAWPFYVGTWRDLRNRRAGMDVPVTVGVLTSFVASSWALFNHIDHGIYFDSVSMFVFLLLGGRYLEGMARRRAGDAGERLVKLIPAFTQRVADWPADRDTHMATVASVRPGEVLLVRPGETVPVDGEVLDGHSSVDESLLTGESLPQPKQVGDTLIAGSVNVASPLYLRATHTGESTRLAGIVRLLDQAMSERPRLAVLADRVSAWFVTTLLLVAVLTYAGWYMVDPERALWIMVAVLVISCPCALSLATPAALTAASGTLAGRGVLLARGTALESLAQITDAVFDKTGTLTWGDMQLKDQLVFDARVDALALAQGLEAGSEHPLARALLAAGGEPLRCTGLHSVAGQGVEGEFAGHRYRLGKPAFVATVAGEAPDALAGFGGNDSVIALGDAGGWIAAFAIGDRLRDDAAAVIAALRARGIRTHLASGDRVETAAAVAASLGIDQARGGMTPEDKLACVTALQQQGRHVLMVGDGVNDAPVLARADVSAAMGSGTDVARLSGDLVLVGNGLSPLVDALGIARRTRRIIRQNLVWAVGYNLVALPLAIGGWITPWIASLGMALSSLLVVGNALRLSGRTVGGKKGERGSVNQ; encoded by the coding sequence ATGACTGATCCCTGCTTCCATTGCGGTCTGCCGGTGGCCGACGGCATCCACTTCCCCATCCGTTACCGGCAATCCGACAAGCCCGCCTGCTGCGCCGGCTGCCAGGCGGTGGCGCAAACCATTATCGACGCCGGCCTTGACGGCTACTACGAGCACCGCACGCTGGATGCCCGGCGCGCCGAGCCGCTGCCGACCGAGCTGGTCGAGCAGATCCGGCTGTATGACGCACCGGAACTGCAGCACAGCTTCGTCCATGCCGAAGGCGATCTGCGCGAGGCGTCGCTGATTCTGGAAGGCATTACCTGCGCCGCCTGCGTATGGCTGAACGAACAGCATCTGAAGCGCCAGCCGGGCGTGATCTCGGTCGACGTCAACTATGCCAGTCATCGTGCCCGGGTAAAGTGGGATTCGACCCGCATACAGTTGTCCGCCCTGCTTGAAGCCATCGCCCAGATCGGTTACCGCGCCCATCCGTACGATGCCGACCGGCGCGAGAAGCTGGCGGAGCAGGAACGCAAGGGCCAGCTCAACCGGTTGTGGGTCGCCGGTCTGTCGATGATGCAGGTGATGATGTACGCGGTGCCGGTCTATCTGGATACCCAGGGCGAGATGAGTGCGGAATGGATGTGGCTGCTGCACTGGGCCAGTTTCTTCCTGACCCTGCCGGTGGTGCTGTACTCGGCATGGCCGTTCTATGTCGGCACCTGGCGCGACCTGCGCAACCGCCGCGCCGGCATGGACGTGCCGGTCACCGTCGGCGTGCTGACCTCCTTTGTCGCCAGCAGCTGGGCACTGTTCAACCATATCGACCATGGCATTTATTTCGACTCGGTGTCGATGTTCGTCTTCCTGCTGCTCGGCGGCCGTTACCTCGAAGGCATGGCGCGCCGGCGTGCCGGCGACGCCGGTGAGCGGCTGGTCAAGCTGATTCCGGCCTTCACCCAGCGCGTGGCCGACTGGCCGGCCGATCGCGACACGCACATGGCGACCGTCGCCAGCGTTCGCCCTGGCGAAGTGCTGCTGGTCAGGCCGGGCGAGACGGTACCGGTCGACGGCGAGGTGCTGGACGGCCATTCCAGTGTCGACGAATCGCTGCTGACCGGCGAAAGCCTGCCGCAGCCGAAGCAGGTCGGCGACACGCTGATTGCCGGCTCGGTCAACGTCGCCAGCCCGCTGTATCTGCGCGCCACCCATACCGGCGAGTCGACCCGGCTGGCCGGCATCGTCCGTCTGCTCGATCAGGCAATGAGCGAACGGCCCCGGCTGGCGGTGCTGGCCGACCGGGTGTCGGCGTGGTTCGTCACCACCCTGCTGCTGGTCGCCGTGCTGACCTATGCCGGCTGGTATATGGTCGACCCGGAGCGCGCGCTGTGGATCATGGTCGCCGTGCTGGTGATTTCCTGCCCGTGCGCCCTGTCGCTGGCCACACCGGCTGCGCTGACAGCTGCCAGCGGCACACTGGCCGGACGCGGCGTACTGCTGGCCAGGGGCACGGCGCTGGAATCGCTGGCGCAGATTACCGATGCGGTCTTCGACAAGACCGGGACGCTGACCTGGGGTGACATGCAGCTGAAGGACCAGCTCGTGTTCGATGCCCGCGTCGACGCCCTGGCACTGGCGCAAGGGCTGGAAGCCGGCAGCGAGCACCCGCTGGCCCGCGCCCTGCTGGCAGCCGGCGGCGAGCCGCTGCGCTGCACCGGCCTGCACAGCGTGGCCGGCCAGGGGGTCGAGGGCGAGTTTGCCGGACACCGCTACCGGCTCGGCAAGCCCGCCTTCGTCGCCACCGTCGCCGGGGAGGCACCGGACGCGCTGGCCGGATTCGGCGGCAACGACAGCGTGATCGCGCTCGGTGACGCCGGCGGCTGGATCGCCGCCTTCGCCATTGGCGACCGGCTGCGCGACGACGCGGCCGCCGTTATCGCCGCGCTGCGCGCGCGCGGCATCCGTACCCACCTCGCCAGCGGCGACCGCGTCGAAACCGCCGCCGCCGTGGCGGCCTCGCTGGGCATCGATCAGGCCCGGGGCGGCATGACCCCGGAGGACAAGCTGGCCTGTGTGACGGCACTGCAGCAGCAGGGACGCCATGTGCTGATGGTCGGTGACGGCGTCAACGACGCCCCGGTGCTGGCCCGCGCCGATGTCAGCGCTGCCATGGGCAGCGGCACCGACGTCGCCCGTCTCAGCGGAGATCTGGTGCTGGTCGGCAACGGCCTGTCGCCGCTGGTTGATGCACTCGGCATCGCCCGCCGCACCCGGCGCATCATCCGCCAGAATCTGGTCTGGGCGGTCGGTTACAACCTGGTTGCGCTGCCGCTGGCCATCGGCGGCTGGATCACGCCGTGGATCGCCAGCCTCGGCATGGCGCTGAGTTCGCTGCTGGTGGTCGGCAATGCGCTGAGATTGTCGGGACGGACGGTGGGCGGCAAAAAGGGGGAACGGGGCAGCGTGAATCAATAA
- a CDS encoding [protein-PII] uridylyltransferase translates to MNAPALPFPELRDELIAHRAALWAHYRDARQPFPALAAHAGLIDGIIARVWQAQGLEAEVAVIAVGGYGRGELYPHSDIDLLILLPDEPVAALESRLEDTISAFWDLGLEVGHSVRTIDQCLEEADRDVTVETTLLEQRLIAGPDALHARLLAALERRLDPVAFFEAKLLEQQQRHNKSFGVANNLEPNVKESPGGLRDIQTILWIGHALGLGDNWNALAKRAILTRAESRLIRHAERQLARIRLDLHLIANRREDRLVFDLQQQAAAEWGLVDTPAQRASEQLMQIYYRAARTIIQLNGILLPNFRTRLYSQTPYLSRPVNERFKAVNDMLALRDFDEFEHNPSAIFEAFILLARNPELTGLAPRTLRALWHARGRINDRFRRDPANHALFMTLLREPSGVTRALRRMHLYGVLGRYIPAFGRITGQMQHDLFHVYTVDEHILMVVRNLRRFAVPAFNHEYPLQSQIIGKFDQPDLLYLAGLFHDIAKGRGGDHSQLGTADAREFCIEHGLDDEQTALVVWLVREHLTMSAVAQKEDIYDPDTVVRFAAFVGTPRRLAALYLLTVADIRGTSPKVWNAWKAKLLEDLYHATLRILRSADDFDVRTLLGERMDEARALLRLAAVPEGVEEKLWRHLDDVYFMRHEPRDIAWHARVLNRITDTREPVVRARLSTSREGIKVLVYLPDQPDLFARICSFFGNTTYSIADAKVYTTTNGYALDTFHVFVPEHCDEAYRDMINFIEFELAATLARQDAICPPRTGRIDRHLKFFPITPQVSIRSDDRNDFHVLSIVAGDRRGLLANIACVLAHYQIAVHSAKIMTLGSRVEDSFLLTGAALKDPRTSLAIEGELLDILQV, encoded by the coding sequence ATGAATGCGCCCGCCCTGCCGTTTCCGGAACTTCGTGATGAACTGATCGCGCACCGCGCGGCACTGTGGGCCCATTACCGCGACGCGCGGCAACCGTTCCCTGCCCTCGCCGCCCATGCCGGGCTGATCGACGGCATCATTGCCCGGGTCTGGCAGGCGCAGGGGCTGGAAGCCGAAGTGGCGGTCATCGCCGTCGGCGGCTACGGTCGCGGCGAGCTGTATCCGCACTCGGACATCGACCTGCTGATCCTGCTGCCGGACGAGCCGGTCGCCGCACTCGAATCCAGGCTGGAAGACACCATCAGCGCGTTCTGGGACCTGGGGCTGGAGGTCGGCCACAGCGTGCGCACCATCGACCAGTGCCTGGAGGAGGCCGATCGCGACGTCACCGTCGAGACCACGCTGCTCGAACAGCGGCTGATTGCCGGCCCGGATGCGCTGCACGCCCGACTGCTGGCCGCGCTGGAGCGGCGGCTGGACCCGGTGGCATTCTTCGAGGCCAAGCTGCTGGAGCAGCAGCAGCGGCACAACAAGTCGTTCGGCGTCGCCAACAACCTCGAGCCCAACGTCAAGGAAAGCCCCGGCGGTCTGCGCGACATCCAGACCATCCTGTGGATCGGCCATGCGCTCGGTCTTGGCGACAACTGGAATGCGCTGGCCAAGCGCGCCATCCTGACCCGGGCCGAAAGCCGGCTGATCCGCCATGCCGAGCGGCAGCTGGCACGCATCCGCCTCGACCTGCACCTGATCGCCAACCGGCGTGAAGACCGGCTGGTCTTCGACCTGCAGCAGCAGGCTGCCGCAGAATGGGGGCTGGTCGACACGCCGGCGCAGCGCGCCAGCGAGCAGCTGATGCAGATTTACTATCGGGCTGCGCGCACCATCATCCAGCTCAACGGCATCCTGCTGCCGAACTTCCGCACCCGGCTGTATTCGCAGACGCCGTATCTGAGCCGCCCGGTCAACGAGCGCTTCAAGGCCGTCAACGACATGCTGGCGCTGCGCGACTTCGACGAATTCGAGCACAACCCGTCCGCCATCTTCGAAGCTTTCATCCTGCTGGCACGCAATCCGGAACTGACCGGTCTGGCGCCGCGCACGCTGCGCGCGCTGTGGCATGCGCGCGGCAGGATCAACGACCGCTTCCGCCGCGACCCGGCCAATCACGCCCTGTTCATGACCTTGCTGCGCGAACCGAGCGGCGTGACCCGCGCCCTGCGGCGCATGCACCTGTATGGCGTGCTCGGCCGCTATATTCCGGCCTTCGGCCGCATCACCGGCCAGATGCAGCACGACCTGTTCCACGTCTATACCGTCGACGAACACATCCTGATGGTGGTGCGCAACCTGCGCCGCTTCGCCGTGCCGGCCTTCAACCACGAATATCCGCTGCAGAGCCAGATCATCGGCAAGTTCGACCAGCCTGACCTGCTGTACCTGGCCGGCCTGTTTCATGACATTGCCAAGGGACGCGGCGGCGACCACTCACAGCTCGGCACCGCCGACGCACGCGAGTTCTGTATCGAGCACGGGCTCGACGACGAGCAGACCGCGCTGGTGGTCTGGCTGGTGCGCGAGCACCTGACCATGTCCGCCGTCGCCCAGAAGGAAGACATCTACGACCCGGACACCGTGGTGCGCTTTGCCGCCTTCGTCGGCACGCCGCGCCGGCTGGCCGCGCTTTACCTGCTGACCGTCGCCGATATCCGCGGCACCAGCCCGAAGGTCTGGAACGCGTGGAAGGCCAAGCTGCTGGAGGACCTGTACCACGCCACGCTGCGCATCCTGCGCAGTGCCGACGATTTTGACGTCCGCACCCTGCTCGGCGAGCGCATGGACGAGGCACGCGCCCTGCTGCGGCTGGCCGCCGTACCGGAAGGCGTGGAAGAAAAACTCTGGCGCCATCTTGACGATGTGTACTTCATGCGCCACGAGCCGCGCGACATCGCCTGGCACGCACGGGTGCTGAACCGGATCACCGACACGCGCGAACCGGTCGTGCGGGCCCGGCTGTCGACCAGCCGCGAAGGCATCAAGGTGCTGGTCTACCTGCCCGACCAGCCGGACCTGTTTGCGCGCATCTGCAGTTTCTTCGGCAATACGACCTACAGCATCGCTGACGCCAAGGTCTACACCACGACCAATGGCTACGCGCTGGACACCTTCCATGTGTTCGTGCCCGAGCACTGCGACGAAGCCTACCGCGACATGATCAACTTCATCGAGTTCGAGCTGGCGGCCACGCTGGCGCGGCAGGATGCGATCTGTCCGCCGCGCACCGGCCGCATCGACCGCCATCTGAAATTCTTCCCGATCACGCCGCAGGTCAGCATCCGCTCCGACGACCGCAACGACTTCCATGTGCTGTCCATCGTTGCCGGCGACCGGCGCGGTCTGCTGGCAAACATCGCCTGCGTGCTGGCCCACTACCAGATTGCAGTCCACTCGGCCAAGATCATGACGCTGGGCAGCCGG
- a CDS encoding thermonuclease family protein, with product MTPPAARLAGLLLVVASLAASAAGTLAGRVVDVIDGDTLTLQRTGHPPLRIRLAFVDAPERGQAHWRQARDGLAERVLGRRVQVRPLSGDRYGRVLGQVWLARTDINCALLGAGLAWHDVHHAQRIQGGASFARYQSAQHYARSHRLGLWRQSRPQAPWRYRQRRGR from the coding sequence GTGACCCCGCCCGCCGCCCGGCTTGCCGGCCTGTTGCTGGTCGTCGCCAGTCTGGCGGCGTCGGCGGCGGGCACGCTGGCCGGCCGGGTGGTGGACGTGATCGACGGCGACACACTGACGCTGCAGCGTACCGGGCACCCGCCATTGCGGATACGGCTGGCCTTTGTCGATGCCCCGGAACGCGGGCAGGCCCACTGGCGTCAGGCGCGTGACGGACTGGCCGAACGCGTGCTCGGTCGACGGGTGCAGGTGCGGCCGCTGAGCGGTGACCGCTACGGCCGGGTCCTCGGTCAGGTCTGGCTGGCCCGGACCGACATCAATTGCGCGCTGCTTGGCGCCGGGCTGGCCTGGCACGATGTGCATCACGCGCAGCGCATACAGGGCGGCGCCAGCTTTGCCCGCTACCAGTCCGCGCAACACTACGCGCGCAGCCATCGCCTCGGCCTGTGGCGGCAGTCCCGCCCGCAGGCGCCGTGGCGTTATCGGCAGCGGCGGGGGCGGTGA
- the lptF gene encoding LPS export ABC transporter permease LptF, translating to MIFYRSVLRELTAVAFAVFSVLLAIMTVTQVVKLFDKAAAGVLPTDAIVAMIAFSTLSYFGTLLSITLFISVLVVLTRTWRDHEMAVWLTSGLSPNRWIQPILAFSVPLTILITIVSLYLGPWAARKGSEYSDVLRQREEVSALAPGVFKESRSGDKVYFVENYSGEAGAAYNIFVRSVTDGKTSIVFAREGTVRTEPNGERYLHLKSGRRYEGEAGHADWRVVEFDRYRVKITQNIRSNEDSRTKTADMSRLVGSDRSEDKAELAWRISLPIASLILALIAIPLSYYNPRSGHTFNLLIALFVYQLYYNLISLMQSWIAKGVLSSYWALALLHLLMAGVFVLLMLWRRKPLKLWLRSLGGSRA from the coding sequence ATGATTTTTTACCGCAGCGTGTTACGCGAACTTACCGCTGTGGCCTTCGCCGTGTTTAGTGTCCTGCTCGCCATCATGACGGTGACGCAGGTCGTCAAGCTGTTCGACAAGGCCGCGGCGGGCGTGCTGCCCACCGACGCGATCGTTGCGATGATCGCCTTCTCCACGCTGAGCTATTTCGGCACCCTGCTGTCGATCACCCTGTTCATTTCGGTGCTGGTCGTGCTGACCCGCACCTGGCGCGATCACGAGATGGCGGTCTGGCTGACCTCCGGCCTGTCGCCGAATCGCTGGATACAGCCGATTCTGGCCTTCTCCGTGCCGCTGACCATCCTGATCACCATCGTCAGCCTGTATCTGGGACCATGGGCGGCGCGCAAGGGCAGTGAGTATTCGGACGTGCTGCGCCAGCGCGAGGAAGTCAGCGCACTGGCCCCGGGCGTATTCAAGGAGTCGCGCAGCGGCGACAAGGTCTACTTCGTCGAGAACTATTCCGGCGAGGCCGGCGCGGCCTACAACATCTTTGTGCGCAGCGTGACCGACGGCAAGACCAGCATCGTCTTCGCCCGCGAGGGCACCGTGCGCACCGAGCCCAACGGCGAGCGCTACCTGCACCTGAAGAGCGGCCGCCGCTATGAGGGCGAGGCCGGTCATGCCGACTGGCGCGTGGTCGAGTTCGACCGCTACCGGGTCAAGATCACCCAGAACATCCGCAGCAACGAGGATTCGCGCACCAAGACCGCCGACATGTCCCGACTGGTCGGCAGCGACCGCAGCGAGGACAAGGCCGAGCTGGCCTGGCGCATCTCGCTGCCGATTGCCTCGCTGATCCTGGCGCTGATCGCCATCCCGCTGTCGTACTACAATCCGCGCAGCGGCCATACCTTCAACCTGCTGATTGCCCTGTTCGTGTACCAGCTCTACTACAACCTGATCAGCCTGATGCAGAGCTGGATCGCCAAGGGCGTGCTCTCGTCCTACTGGGCACTGGCCCTGCTGCATCTGCTGATGGCCGGCGTATTCGTGCTGCTGATGCTGTGGCGCCGCAAGCCGCTGAAGCTCTGGCTGCGCAGCCTGGGCGGGAGCCGCGCATGA
- a CDS encoding DNA polymerase III subunit chi has protein sequence MTQIDFYHHVADPAGFACRLAATVIRHGERLTVLLADEAALAGFDTRLWSFPPQGFVPHVRLDDPLAAETPVLLTTALPATPVTGVLLNLSLGEPANFTAYPRILEIVGEDDAQLARARDVARAYKRAGLDTTYHDMAGR, from the coding sequence ATGACGCAGATTGATTTCTACCACCACGTCGCCGACCCGGCAGGGTTTGCCTGCCGGCTGGCGGCGACGGTGATCCGGCATGGCGAGCGGCTGACCGTGCTGCTGGCCGACGAGGCGGCGCTGGCCGGGTTCGATACCCGGCTGTGGAGTTTCCCGCCGCAGGGCTTCGTCCCCCACGTCCGGCTCGACGATCCGCTGGCGGCGGAAACCCCGGTGCTGCTGACCACCGCGCTGCCGGCGACGCCGGTCACCGGCGTACTGCTGAACCTGTCGCTCGGCGAGCCGGCCAATTTCACCGCCTACCCGCGCATTCTGGAGATCGTCGGCGAGGACGACGCGCAGCTGGCGCGCGCGCGCGACGTGGCCCGGGCCTACAAGCGGGCCGGGCTGGACACCACTTATCACGACATGGCAGGACGCTAG
- a CDS encoding leucyl aminopeptidase, whose protein sequence is MEFSIKSGSPEKQRVACVLVGVFESRKLTFAADLLDRISNGFLSDVLKRGDMDGKLGTTLVLHNVPHTLCDRVMLVGLGRERDFREKEYREAVRSSVRALAQTAAVEAVSYLTELTLKKRDVEWMIEQATVATLDVLYKFEQYKSRKPDETPQRERELRKLVLSVPRRSDLADGEKGLVQGQAIGAGIRLARDLGNTPGNVCTPTWLAEQARVAVEAAGGLCQVLEQDDIAALGMGAFLAVARGSAEPPRFIILQHRGGDEHDRPVVLVGKGVTFDSGGISLKPGESMDEMKYDMMGAGTVIGAFVAAARMKLPINIVALVPTCENMPAGNACKPGDIVTSLSGQTIEILNTDAEGRLILCDALTYAARFEPEVIVDVATLTGACIIALGHVATGLFSNQDSLARDLIAAGDEVGDRAWHMPLWEDYQEQLKSPFADMANIGGRPAGSVTAACFLSRFVKPYDWAHLDIAGTAWKSGKEKGATGRPVSLLAQFLRDRADLATGQTVRRGRPRRDPVEVVSDDDAD, encoded by the coding sequence ATGGAATTTAGCATAAAAAGCGGTAGCCCGGAAAAGCAGCGCGTCGCCTGCGTGCTGGTCGGGGTGTTCGAGTCCCGCAAGCTGACTTTCGCTGCGGATCTGCTCGACCGCATTTCCAACGGCTTCCTGTCCGACGTGCTCAAGCGCGGCGACATGGACGGCAAGCTGGGCACCACGCTGGTGCTGCACAATGTGCCGCACACGCTGTGCGACCGGGTGATGCTGGTCGGGCTGGGGCGCGAGCGCGACTTCCGCGAAAAGGAATACCGCGAGGCGGTGCGCAGCTCGGTCCGGGCACTGGCGCAGACCGCGGCGGTCGAGGCGGTCAGCTATCTGACCGAACTGACGCTGAAAAAGCGTGATGTCGAATGGATGATCGAGCAGGCGACCGTCGCCACGCTCGACGTGCTGTACAAGTTTGAGCAGTACAAGAGCCGCAAGCCGGACGAGACGCCGCAGCGCGAACGCGAACTGCGCAAGCTGGTGCTGTCGGTTCCGCGCCGCAGCGACCTCGCCGATGGCGAGAAGGGGCTGGTGCAGGGGCAGGCGATCGGCGCCGGCATCAGGCTGGCGCGCGATCTCGGCAATACCCCGGGCAATGTCTGCACCCCGACCTGGCTGGCCGAGCAGGCGCGGGTGGCGGTCGAGGCCGCCGGCGGGTTGTGCCAGGTGCTGGAACAGGACGACATCGCCGCGCTCGGCATGGGCGCCTTCCTCGCCGTGGCCCGAGGCAGCGCCGAACCGCCGCGCTTCATCATCCTCCAGCACCGGGGCGGGGACGAGCACGACCGTCCGGTGGTACTGGTCGGCAAGGGCGTCACTTTCGACTCCGGCGGCATCTCGCTGAAGCCGGGCGAGAGCATGGACGAGATGAAATACGACATGATGGGCGCCGGTACCGTGATTGGCGCCTTTGTCGCCGCTGCGCGGATGAAGCTGCCGATCAATATCGTCGCGCTGGTGCCGACCTGCGAAAACATGCCGGCCGGCAATGCATGCAAGCCGGGTGACATTGTCACCAGCCTGTCCGGCCAGACCATCGAGATTCTCAATACCGACGCCGAAGGCCGGCTGATCCTGTGCGATGCGCTGACCTATGCCGCCCGCTTCGAGCCGGAAGTGATCGTCGACGTCGCCACGCTGACCGGCGCCTGCATCATCGCGCTGGGCCATGTCGCTACCGGGTTGTTCTCCAACCAGGACTCGCTGGCGCGCGACCTGATCGCCGCCGGCGACGAGGTCGGTGACCGCGCCTGGCACATGCCGCTGTGGGAGGACTACCAGGAGCAGCTGAAGAGCCCGTTCGCCGACATGGCCAATATCGGCGGCCGGCCGGCCGGGTCGGTCACCGCCGCCTGCTTCCTGTCCCGCTTCGTCAAGCCGTACGACTGGGCGCACCTGGACATTGCCGGCACCGCCTGGAAGAGCGGCAAGGAAAAGGGGGCGACCGGCCGTCCGGTGTCGCTGCTGGCCCAGTTCCTGCGCGATCGCGCCGACCTGGCCACCGGCCAGACCGTGCGTCGCGGTCGCCCGCGCCGTGATCCGGTCGAAGTGGTCAGTGACGATGACGCAGATTGA